Part of the Caldilineales bacterium genome, GGACGGACCACAGGTCTTCATTGGCGCCGGGATCTACCACCAGCCGCTGGATGTAAGGCCCTGGCCCGCCCTTCAGATCGGTCCTGCCCTCCACCACCAGCAGGCCGATGTCGTAGCCGCCTTGTTGGGCCATCGCTTTCAATTTTTCGAAATCGGGGACGCTCTCCGGCCCGACTGGCGCCAGATGCGTCGTCTCCCCTTGCTCGCCCAGCTGCACGGCGCGGGCGATGTTGATGACTGTCCCCCGCGCCTTGAGTTGTTCCCCTATCGCCTCGACCCCGGCGCGGATTATCGGGTCGCCGGGGACCAGTTCGGCATCGCCGATGGGCAAAGGTTCGCCGGGCGCGTAGGGCAGCCAGGTTTCGCTCTCGCTCAAGTTGGTCGGCTTATCACCAAAGGCGGGCAGGGCGAGGGGTGTGAGCACGGCGTCGATGACCTGCACCATCTGCTCATTCACCTGTCTGTCGGCGGCGATGATGGTGGCGTAATCGATCCTGGCCTCGTCTTGCCACAGGGCCACCGTGGCCCTGTGGCCGGGCAGATTCAGGGCGCGGGTGCTGGTCTCGACGGCCATCGTGCTGATGGCTTGCTCGAAGGTCTGACCTGCCTCGATCTGCGGGCCGGCGTTTTTGGCGAGGGCCTCGATGCTGATGAACTCTGGCGACATGTGGTAGAGCAAGACGTACTTGAGCAGGTCGGGCTGCCTGAGCAGTTCGGCCCGGGTGGCGTCGGGCAGGCGCAGGAAGGCCTCATCGGTGGGCGCAAACAGGGTCTTCACCTCGCCGCTCGCCAACAGGTCGGTCAGTCCGGCGCCGTCGAGGGCTTCGAGCAAGAGTCTAAAGCGGCCCTGCTCGTGTAGCCAGGTTGCCAGGGTTGGCTCGATGCTGGGGTGAGGGGTAGGCGTCGGCTCGACCGCAACCGTCTCGACCTGGGTGGGGGCCAGCGTGACAACCACTGTTGGCTGCCCAGGTGTGACGGTCGGCGTCGCCGGGACGCAGGCTGCCGCCAGCCCTGCCAACAACAGGGCGGCGAGAAGAAGCGCAGAAGAGAGACGAAGCATGGCTACCTCCTGAAGGCTCACGGCGTCGGGCCGCTGATGATGGTTTTGTTTCCGCCCACGATATCGCCGGTGATGTGGACGGCGCCGCTAATGGTGATGGTGTTGCCGCCCTGCGCCCGCCCGCCCGGCGCTTCCTCTCGTTCCGCCCAGATCACTCCCTCCGGCGCTCGCATGAATAGAGCCGGGATGCCCCACTGCCCGCCGTCGGCTGACAGGAACATGGCCCGACGGGCCTCGGTCATGGCTGCGTCCACCGGCCAGCCATCGCCCAGGGCGCGGTAGAACGTGCGTGCAAACGCGACCGCCTGTGTGTCGCCGATCGGGAACTGCATCGCCGCCACCGCCGGCAACCCGGCCCGCACCAGGGCCTGGGCCACGCCGGCGTAGGCGTTGTCGGAACCGGCCGTGGCGGTCTCGCAGGCGTTCAGCACGGCCAGCCCCACGCCCGAAGAACGCAGCAAGGTGGCCAGGCGGCTGCCATCGACGGCGACGCCGCTGCCATCTTCCTGCTCCAGGATGAGATAGCCGTTGGCGGTGGCGGCATCGTAGCTGCCGTGGCCGATGAAGTGGAAGACATGGGCGCCGCGGCGCAGATGGTCTGGCAGCGATTCCAGGCTGGCGCTGCCTTCGCTGACATCGATCTCCACCCGGCCGGCGGCAATCGCTGCGGCCAGGGCGCCCCGGATCTGTTCTCGCTCGCGACCGACGTCCAGGTCGGGCCAGTCGTTTGGCGTCGCGATCATGATCAGCAGCCGGACGGGGCCAGAAGTGGCCAGGGGCAGGGGCGAGAATGCCAGGGGCAGGTAGCGGACGATGGGTGTGCGCGGGTCGAGGGCGAGGAAGCTGTCGTTCTCCGGGTCGTAGCAATATTCCCACGGCAAAGCCGCCAACTCGGGCGGGTCGAGGCGGAGTCGCAGGCGCAGCCCCTCGCTGGCAGAAAGACGAGCCAGGGCCGCGCGGTAGAGCGTCCAGATGGGCGGGGGCAGGAGCCGGTCGCGCAGCCATGTCCCCAGCGCCTGTAAGGTTTTCGGCGGCTGAGTGAAGGCTTTGAGTGACTCCAGCCCTTGTACCAGCGCCGCCTCGTCGAGGTTGATCGTCACCGGTGTGGCCTGTGCGGTTTCGCCAACCGGCGAAGCCAACACCTCGGCCAGGTACTGGTCCTTGCCATCCTGCCGCACCCTGAGATCGAAGTTCTGGTAGTGCAGACGACGCATACGAACGGGTCCCTTGCCCCGATCTGAACGACTGCCGACGGTGGCTTTATTGTACGAAGGCATTACAGCGCTTGTCAAAGCGGTGTGCGGGGGGGCGACGTAAAGATGGCTAGATGAAGAAATGATACTCGGTCCTGAAACGTGATGCGTGATGCGTGGTGCGTGATGCGTGGTGCGTGATGCGTGATGCGTGGTGCGTGATGCGTGGTGCGTGATGCGTGATGCGTGGTGCGTGGTGCGTGGTGCGTGATGCGTGGTGCGTGATGCGTGATTCGTGAAAATCGCCGACGTTTTCTCACGTTTCACGCTTCACGGTTCATGACCTTCATAACAAATCAACCTGGCGATCAATAATGACGATAGGCCAGGGGCGACCTGCCCGCCTGTCCGCAGCATGGGCTATCATCTACCGCCTCTTCGGGCGGAGAGACGCCGGCGCAATTGACAGCGTCTTTCGCCGTGGGGTAACATAGCCGCATCCTAACCAGCCATCATCCCCAAGGAGACGACATGGGCGTTCAAGACATCGCCACCCTCAAACAAGACCTCCGCCGGCAGATCCTGTCCGGCGATACCAGCGGCCTGGCCGGGGCGAATCTGAGTTCGCTGGAACTGGCCGGCGCCGATTTCAGCGGCGCCAATTTGCACGAGGTCAATCTGTGGCAGGCGGACTTGTCCTATGCCAGTTTCGTGGGCGCCAATCTGCTGGAGGCCGACCTGCGGGGGAGCAACCTGGTAGGCGCGGAGCTGGCGGCGGCGACGATGCAGAAAGCCGCCCTCTTGCGCGCCAACCTGGAAGGCGCCACGCTGGTGGGGGCGCGGCTGGAACGGGCGGAGCTGGAAGAAAGCAATCTGCGAGCGGCGAACTTGCGCGGGGCCAATCTGCGCCGGATCAACGGCCTGCACGCCGACTTTGCCGCCGCCGACCTCTCGCACACGGTGCTGGACGGCGCCGATTTGGGCCATGCGCGGCTGGGACGGGCGAGTTTGAACGACGCCGACCTCAAGGCCGCCAGGCTGCGCCAGGCCGACCTGGCGGGCGCGCAGCTGATGCGGGCCGATTTGTCTGGCGCCGATCTCAGCGGCGCCGATCTCTCTGGCGCCAATCTGTCGCGGGCGACTCTGCGTCAGGCCAACTTCGCCAACGCCGACCTGACCAGCGCCGACCTGACCAAAAGCGACCTCAGCGGCGCCAGGCTGAAGGGCGCCATCCTGGCCGGCGCCCGCTACGACGCCCACACCGTCTGGC contains:
- a CDS encoding fasciclin domain-containing protein; this encodes MLRLSSALLLAALLLAGLAAACVPATPTVTPGQPTVVVTLAPTQVETVAVEPTPTPHPSIEPTLATWLHEQGRFRLLLEALDGAGLTDLLASGEVKTLFAPTDEAFLRLPDATRAELLRQPDLLKYVLLYHMSPEFISIEALAKNAGPQIEAGQTFEQAISTMAVETSTRALNLPGHRATVALWQDEARIDYATIIAADRQVNEQMVQVIDAVLTPLALPAFGDKPTNLSESETWLPYAPGEPLPIGDAELVPGDPIIRAGVEAIGEQLKARGTVINIARAVQLGEQGETTHLAPVGPESVPDFEKLKAMAQQGGYDIGLLVVEGRTDLKGGPGPYIQRLVVDPGANEDLWSVQLVDRGGEVAEQLEVDYDPASFIADIPTAAIFYGTRWCKDCNNSGCFCHRCGFIEQILEPDWSTKAACQAS
- a CDS encoding CHAT domain-containing protein, producing the protein MRRLHYQNFDLRVRQDGKDQYLAEVLASPVGETAQATPVTINLDEAALVQGLESLKAFTQPPKTLQALGTWLRDRLLPPPIWTLYRAALARLSASEGLRLRLRLDPPELAALPWEYCYDPENDSFLALDPRTPIVRYLPLAFSPLPLATSGPVRLLIMIATPNDWPDLDVGREREQIRGALAAAIAAGRVEIDVSEGSASLESLPDHLRRGAHVFHFIGHGSYDAATANGYLILEQEDGSGVAVDGSRLATLLRSSGVGLAVLNACETATAGSDNAYAGVAQALVRAGLPAVAAMQFPIGDTQAVAFARTFYRALGDGWPVDAAMTEARRAMFLSADGGQWGIPALFMRAPEGVIWAEREEAPGGRAQGGNTITISGAVHITGDIVGGNKTIISGPTP
- a CDS encoding pentapeptide repeat-containing protein, whose amino-acid sequence is MGVQDIATLKQDLRRQILSGDTSGLAGANLSSLELAGADFSGANLHEVNLWQADLSYASFVGANLLEADLRGSNLVGAELAAATMQKAALLRANLEGATLVGARLERAELEESNLRAANLRGANLRRINGLHADFAAADLSHTVLDGADLGHARLGRASLNDADLKAARLRQADLAGAQLMRADLSGADLSGADLSGANLSRATLRQANFANADLTSADLTKSDLSGARLKGAILAGARYDAHTVWPADFDPKAVGANPA